The Sediminicola sp. YIK13 genomic sequence AATAATATTCCAAATCGTTTTTAGGTATAGTGGATAAGAGTTTAATATAGTCTATAGAACCATTGCCCAATTCAGTATAGTCCCTGGTTATCTTATCCATATCCTTTATATGCCACATGACATAGCGTCCGGGTTGATTTGCAATTAGTTCAGCTGGATCCATTTTAGAAGAGTGTATCACCCAATAAAGGTCCATCTGTAATTTCACCAAAGTAGGATCTGTTTCGCGTAGAATAATGTCATACCCTGTTTCCCCACCGTGCTCTGTAAATTCAAAATCATGATTGTGATAGGCAAATCCTAGTCCAGCATCATTTACCTGCTCCCCTATTCTATTTAGTTTGTCAGAAAGCATTTTAAAATTGTCCAACGTACGATAGTCGGGGTGCAACCATGGCCAGGTAATATAATGCTTATCGAGGATTAAGGCCCCTTCAATACATTGGTCGGTATACCTCTTGAGTTGATCCAAGGGTTGTTCAAAATAATCAGAAAAGCCATAATGACCACTCGAAGCAGTTAGCTGCAAATCATCCAAAATACGTTTGAAATCAGAGGCCTTGTAGCCATAATACGATCCTTTCCCCACATCATAGCCATAGAGTTCCAAATCCTCATAACCCAGGCTTGCAACTGTTTTTAAACTTCCAATGGGATCCCTTTTCATGGCATCCCGGATGGTAAAGAGCTGCAGCCCCATTTTAAATCTATTTATCGGGAACGTGGAAAAGCCTTTAAAGGGCAATAGGGTCGCCAAAGATAGCAGACCTGCCTGTTTTAAAAAGTCTCTTCGATGACCAGAAAGGTTTTGTTTCATTTATGGAGTTGGTTAAACTTTGGTTTAAAATTAAGGACTATTTTAGTTGGTTGGAGCTAATTATGTATGGCATTGATCTTATTGACTAAAATAAAAAATAATAGAAAATGCTTGGGCCTGATCCTAAGTAAGTTGCTGAGTTAAATGATAACAAATAATTCATGTAATGTAAATGACCTTATTCACTTGGAATGGACATTACATCACCCCTATATCGTATTGAAAATCGTTCGGAACTATTCACGTTTATATTGCTGGTCAGATTGGGAGACAGCGTGATAAACACTCTAAATGATTCTGTTTTATTGTTTATGTTAAAGCTTATTTCCTTGCTTCCTGTCTTTCTGTCCTCCATTACTTCATAATTTTTTGGGATGCCTTTAAATTGGATGGCATTATCACTGTTGGAATAGGCTCCACCCATTTGACGCTCTCCAAAATAAGGAAGATACGCAGAGATGGTATCGCCCTCCACTTTTAAAAAATTAGGGTTTCCAATAAGATTTATCTGATTGCCCGTACTACCCAGTGGTAAAAATCCGGCGTTGGAGATACTATTTAAACTGTTGGTCATTAAGGGTACCGCCCAATCACATTCAATTTGAAAGGATTTGGCTCTGACCAATTCCTCTAGTTTTTGTTTAGTGGATTTTACCGTTGTTGAGGAAGTACCACAACCGATGGTTATTCCTGCCATCAATATGACTACATACTTAAAATTTGGTTTCATAATTCCATAATGGGATAATGAAGTTATGGACTTTTTTAAACAATGCGTTTTAAAGTTATTATAAAGTTTAAGGACACTTTAAAGAACGACTTATAATTTTTTAACGAGTTTCATGAACTCTGAAATACGTTTGTATTCCAATTCATTTTCCCAGTTCCCCGCTTTTTTGAAATAGGAGCCAACGATCATCCCATCGCAAAGGGGCCAAAAATCAGCAACATTGTTTTTTGTAATACCGGAGCCGATAAGGACAGGTGATACGAGATCTTTTAAGGAATTTAATTCTTCAACCGAAGCCGAAACCCCAGTATGGCTACCGGTAATGACCATTCCATCACTCAGGAAAAATTGTGCAGCCCTAGCGGTGTCCAATAAAGGGACATCATTAGTGATAGCATGGGAGCTGTGTTTCTTTTTTATATCTGTAAATATTGCTATTTCTTCAGCATTTATATTTTTTCTATAGCGTAGCAACTCCCCTGCTTGGGCCTCAATAAACCCCTCATCTGCCAGGTGGGCGAATACAAAACCCTCTGCGCGAATAAAATCGAGTCCAGCTGCTTTGGCAGCAGCCAATGCTTCCATATTGGCCCCGGCCAAAATTTGGATACCTACGGGTAATTGGGTCTTTTGTTTTATGAGATGCCCAATTAAGGTCATCAGGGAGCTGATCTCATGACCCACATTTCCTTTGAGATAGGGAACATCATTCATGTTTTCTATCATGATGGCATCAATCCCTGCCTTTATATAGATATCCGCCTCCTCTAAAGCTGCCTTTATAATTTCGGAAGAATTCAGAGAATTTTTTGGAGTGCCTGGTAGGGCCTTAAGATGGATCATGCCTATTATGGGCTTTATTCCATTAAAGACTGTTTTAAATTTATCCATGAAAGCTATCTAATTCACTTAAAATTACGTAAATTTAAGAAGGTATTCATCTAATTATCAGAAAGATGTCCAATATTCCAAAAGTAACAGTAATTGGTGCTTCCAACGTTGATTTAATAGGTCTAGCTTCGGAAAAATTAATTTATGAGGATTCCAATGTTGGTTCGATTGACACTATACTAGGAGGGGTTGGTCGCAATATTGCTGAAAACCTAAAACATTTAGGGTTAAATGTTGATTTTCTAAGTGTATTTGCTGACGATGAGTTTTCTAAAACTTTAAAAAGATCCTGTGAGGATTTAGGCATCTCTATTGAACATAGTTTAACGGTCAAAGGTGGTAATACACCACTATATGTAGCAATCATGGACCATTACCGTGATTTGGCTTTGGCCCTTTCCTCCATGGAAATTTACGATACCATACCCGATAGTTTTATTTTGGATAAGTTGGACGTTATCGCCCAAAATGAATTTTGTATTGTAGAGACCAATCTTCCTGTTTCTATCTTGGAACTCGTCACGGAAAGACTTCCCAATGTCAAATTTGCCCTAGAAGCTGTTTCTGCAAAAAAGGCCTTAAAAGCAAAATCTGTCATAGATAGGTTACACATATTAAAATGCAATGCCAAGGAGGCGGAATTGCTAAGTAATATGACCGTTCAATATGAAAGTGACTATGAAAAGATGATTGAACATTTTTTGGGGATGGGAGTGAAAAAAGTTTTCATTACCCTCGGTAAAGATGGCGTGGCCTATGGGGACCAAAATGAAATCTTCATCAACAAAAACAATATACTTGTTCCAGTCAATACCATTGGAGCTGGGGATGCCTTTATGGCTGGACTCATCTATGGAGAAACGAAGGGAATGGATCTTTATGACATGGTTAATTTTGGAACTGGCTGTGCCCAGATCACAATTCAACATAAAAACGCGGTCCATCCTGAAATATGCGAGGAAATGGTTTTAAAAACCATGCAATGATTGCAGACATCCTTGACATTCAATCGGAGGTAAGTAACGCTATAAATGAAGGCTTGCCCATTGTAGCATTGGAATCTACAATAATCTCGCATGGCATGCCCTATCCACAAAATTTGGAAACTGCTTTACAAGTGGAGCAAATCCTGAGAGATACCGGGGTTGTTCCTGCAACTACTGCCGTACTTAACGGGAAGCTCAAAGTGGGGTTAACCACAAATGAACTTGTACACATAGCCAAATCGGGCTCAAAAATCACAAAAGCAAGCCGTAGGGATCTTCCATTCCTTTTATCAAAAAACATAGATGGGGCCACAACAGTGGCGTCCACAATGATTGCTGCCCAATTGGCCGGAATTTCTATCATGGCCACTGGGGGAATCGGAGGGGTTCACCGAGGGGCTTCTGAAAGCTTCGACATTTCAGCGGATCTACAAGAGTTGGCCCATACCAACGTAGCAGTAGTCTGCGCTGGGATCAAATCCGTTTTGGATATTGGTTTGACCTTGGAATACCTGGAAACTCATGGGGTACCCATAATCGGTTATAAAACCTCTGAATTACCGGCATTCCACACCCAAAAGAGTGGCTTTAAAGTAACTTGCCAAATGGAAAGTGCCAAAGAAATTGCTCACATGTTAAAAGTAAAATGGAGCCTTACTTTAAATGGGGGCGTCATTATTGCCAATCCCATCCCCAAGGAAAAGGAATTGTCATCTGAAGTAATGCATAAGGCTATTGAAGAGGCACTTTTGGAAGAGCAGAAGTTAGGAATAAAAGGAAAGGAAAGTACTCCGTTCCTTTTGGGAAAGGTAAAAGAATTGACCAGCGGCTCCAGTCTAATGGCCAATATTGAGTTGGTGTATAACAATGCAAGAGTAGCTGCGGCCATTGCCAAGGAATACACTGCCCAGATGTAATAATTACTGATTTACATGGAATAAAATTAAAGAATAATGCATCTTTGAAAACAAATTTAATTCCATAGCCAGTTGCTTCATAATGCCAGTAACAAAACACCTTCATTTTAAAATACACAAACCTTTTGGCATGTTGAGTCAGATGGGTTCCAATGATCCCAAGGAGGTTCGGAGTAAGCAATTCTTGGGGGAGCTTTTTAATTTTCCTGAAGGGATTATGCCTATTGGCCGTTTGGATGCGAAATCGGAAGGGTTGCTGCTAATGACCACAGATGGTAAATTAAGTGATACCATTAACCGATCCGGGGTAGAGAAAGAATATTACGTCCAATTGGATGGGGAGATCACCGATAAAGAGATTGCAGACTTGCAAACTGGGGTAGAAATTGGTTTTGGCGGTAAAAAGTACAATACTAAACCATGCAGGGTTCATAAAATCAATACCCCTCACCTACTTCCTCCACCAGATCATAAACTGCGAATAGGAAGGCATAGGCCTACCTCATGGATCAGTATTGTATTGACCGAGGGTAAGTTTCGACAGGTGCGTAAAATGACTGCGGCTGTGGGTTACCCTACTTTGAGATTGGTGAGGGTAAGAATAGGGAGTATAACTTTAAGAGATCTTATCCCCGGTGCTGTAGCGGAAATAAAGGTTCCATTTTAATCTATACGGAATGATTTTTTAATTAGGGATATTCTATATTAAGGATTTCGAAGACTCTATTGCCATTCTCTAATTTTAGGATTGCCTCTTCCCCTACCTTTTTATGGTTCAGGATCTTGGCCAATGGTGAAGTAAATGCTATTTTACCCTTAGAGATATCAGCCTCATCTACGCCTACGATCTGAAGCGTTTGTGATTTTCCTGTTCCTTGGACTTTTAATTGTATCTGTGCTCCAAACCTTATACTTTCCTTGTCTTGACTTCCGAGGTCAATAGGTCTGGCACTATTTATTCGGTCATTTAACAATTGGAGTTTCCCGTTCAGAACCAATAATGCAATTCTTCTTTCATTGGGGTCGCCAATGTCCAATGTACTGCGCTCATGTAACAGCACTGCCCTTTCATCCATTAGCTTCTGTAATCCCACTGGGGTTACATAATTGATCTCCCCTGCTGGCAAGTGTGCTCTTGGGGAAATTCTAGGTATTTCTTCTTGGTCATCTTCCTTAACAAAGGCTCTACTCATAAATTTTCAAAATTGTAATTACTTTAAAATAGAAAAAAATAAGAAGGATTCCAAGCCAAACACCTACTCTAGGTCATCACTAAGTTCAGTGATTGGGGTGAGTTCCAATTTCCTGAACTCTACCTCCGATCCTTCTGCTTGCACGGCAATCTGTCCACTGCTCACCGTTGCATTGTACCCATGGTTGGCCAAGGTACCGTTGACCCAAACTTTTATTTTATTTTCAAAACATTCGATCACCATGGAATTCCATTCACCCAAGGGTTTTTCCAAACCGTTCTTCAAGTTTTCAATACGTCTGTTTGTACCTTCGATGATACCCCATGATTCCTTGGGACCTCTTCGTTCTACCATATTATCGGCAGTAATATCTTCCACTATTACCCAAAAGTCACCTGCATTTTCATGTTCCATTTGTACCTCAATAGATTTTGGGAACATCTTGTAAAGAGCCCTTGGGGTGGAAGCGTGTACCAAAATTCCGCAATTCCCCGGTTCTCCTGTGAAGCGGTACTCAATATCCAATCTGTATTCTTTATAGTCAGCATCGGTGATGAGATGGCCTCTTGGCGTACCTAGACTCACTAAGTTACCATCTCGAACAATAAAGGGATTAATGGTATTTGATAGGGTGTCCATTTCGGGGACATCCACATGCCAGCCCTCTTGGTTCTGGCCATTAAAAAGCGGAACAGTTGTTTGGGTATTACACCCAACTAATATTAAAACTTCAGCGCAAAGAAATATGAGTTTTTTCATGGATTTTTGAAAATGTATCAGTTATATATTGATTTTTCTTTTGCGTGCCGTGATCTGCCAGGTGTCCACCTTATTGCCATTCTCTATAACCGCTGCCTCGTCATATAAATTGATCGTAGGGCAAATGTGATACGGTACGCCATAGAAGACATCACCAACCTTTATTTTATCCCATTCCTTTACCTTAAATACTCCGTGTTCTTCACTTTGTGATAGAAGCTCATAATCAGATAGATTCAGAATTCTCACCCGATTCTGGATAGGATTTTCCGCTGCTATCCCTTTATGTCCAAGATCTAATGTAATGATGCCCTTTTTAGGTTTGGAAATTACACGGGTGATTAAAAGGGCGGCATATTTAAATTCCTGTTCTCCCAATTTGTCGCCATATCCCCAATCCCAAAACAAACAAGTACCTGGACTACAAATACGGCTTTCTTCCAATAGATGGGCCGTAAAAGAAGGTGTACCGCCACAAATAAGCTGGCGATTTGGATCCTTCTTTTTTAATTGGGCATATAGTGCATTGACATTTTTTAGGCCATGCTCTATCTCCTCCTTTCTTTTTTGAAAGTCGCTATTCCTTAAATGCCCATCATAAACGTGTAAACCTCTGAAATATAAATTTTTAAGGTTATTTACCTCCAATAAAAGTTCATCCAACCCGGCTCCCATTTCTATCCCGGAGCGGTCCATGCCGTTGTTGATATCAATGAAAATTTCGATACGAAGCTTATTGTTCAGAGCTACTACATTTAGCCTTTGGGCAGAAGCTATATTATCTGTAAGGGTGGAGAATACAGTATTTGGATAATGTTCAATAAGCGATACAAATCGGTCTACTTTGGGGCCGACCAATTGGTGGGCTATTAAAACCTCATGAGCTCCTTCTTGGGCGGCCATTTCGGCCTCCGCTATGGTAGATGCTTTAAACCTCGTTATGCCATTGGAGATCATTAGGGCAATGACCTTCGGCATTTTATTGGTTTTTACATGGGGCATCAACCTGGAAACATCATCGCCTACCATAGCCTTCATCTTATGAATATTAAATAGCAGACGATCCTTGTATAAGGCTATGGAAGGGGAATCCAGTTCCGACACATTGTTGATAAGGTACCAGTTTGAAGATAAATTGCCAGGGGTCATTATTCTATATTTACGTTAGGTTACTTTATAGGTACTGTTGAATTTCCTAATCAAGATATAAAGGATTACTCCTGCAAGCAAGCAAGCAAGGGTAAAATGCCATTGAAAACCCTGGCTGGCCAAAATTGGAAAAAATACGAGACAGGCAACCTCAAATGGGGTTACCCCAATATAACCCAAGGCGAAAACGGGTAGTGTTTCGGATTTGGATTCAGGGTCAACCATCCGTAATAAGGCGATTCCGATGGCAGTCACCCCTAAGGACATGCCCCATAAAAAAATAGATTTTTCAAACCAGTAGGTAATAAATAATTTTGGACCCATAAACCGAAAAAGAAAAACTGCCAGTGCTATACCCAAAACAAATATGAGCAGCAGAGGACCGGCAAATTTAACTACCACTGCTGTTTTTATGGATGCAATTCCAAATACCACAATGAGATCTGCGAATAGCCCGCAAATTCTGCTCATCAGCTTAGGATCGAAGTATTGCATTAATTTTAATTTAGATAATAGAGCCTTTAACAGCAACCCTACGACAAAAGCAAAGGAAAAGGCGGCAATGGTATAACCACTTAAAAAAGGTTTGGTAATATTGGTGAGAAAAATTCCAGCAAACCCAACAAATACTACTAACATAAGATGCATTAATAAGGGATCTATGGCAATGTTTGAAAATGTGGCCTTCCCAATGGATTTTTGGTCCTTTGCAGCTATCAGTCCAGTTTTATAGCTGTTGGGCAACTCGTTAAAATTTTTAATAAAGGAAGTATGTTTCTTTTTTATGCCCCATTGCACCATAATTACCCCTCCCATAGTTGCAGAAAATATCCCAACCGTAGCGCTTGTCATTGCCAAGGATTGTGCTTCTACCCAGTTCAGATTGGAGGCAAAAGACTCCCCTATTGCTGCCGCAGTTCCATGGCCACCAAAAAAACCTGTGGCCAAGATGGCACCAAAACTAGTGTGGATTCCAGGATACAACCAGCTTAAAAAAGTAAGCCCAAAAAAGAGTCCTATTCCCCATTGTAGCAAGAGAATGATAATGGATGCGCCTCCAATTTGAACAGTATTTCTTTTAAACTCCCTTGATTTATCTTTTTCAATGTCGAAGGTAAAAGGCAGGCAGCCAAACAAAAAAGCGATCATTACTCCCGGATAAGACCCAATTTGATCCGAAAACGGTAGAAATTCCAACCCATTAGTGCCCAAGAGTAGGCCTAATAATCCTGTAATAATACTCACAGGGATAAATAATTTTTGCAAAAAGGTGATTCTATTTCTAAGTATAAAACCAATTAAAAGAAGGATGGATATTAATCCTAGATCCTGAATAAAACTAGATGGCATGGAAAGGTTTTAAATGTGCTTAATTGATTCTAATTAACTGATTTTAAGTTGTTTATTGTGATTTAGCCAAACTTATCCTCGATCCGATTATTATCTTTTGATCGGTAGTCTTATCTGAGATGGATAAGTATCTGAATGATGCACCTTATTACGGGCAACCACCCCTTTGGATTCATCATAATTGGTTCCCCCAGTATTTAAATTACGGGCAAATCTTGGAAAATTACTACTCGATATCTCGATTCGAATCCTATGACCCTTTTTAAAGTAATTACTGGTAGACATAGGTGTTAGGTCTACCTTGTATACCTTCCCTTTTTGCATAAACACTTCTTTATCATAGCCTTCTCTATACCTTACCCTTTGAATGGTCTCATCCAAATTATAGGCGGTGCCGTCTGGATAAACATCTATTAGTTTAATGGTAAAATCGGTATCCTTGGCATCAGAGGACACATACAAAGTGGATTCGATGAAGCCTGATACTTCTACCCCTTCTGAAAGAACATCTGTAGTGTACACCAAAATATCGTTTCTAGTTTCCATTTGTTGTTGGTCAAAGGCTCCACCTTGCACTGCATTTCCTGTACAACATACGTTGCCCCCATATGATGTAACGGGATTCATAGGATCATAAATAAATGAATCGGGCATGTCCTGTTTTGGCTTGGTGGTTGTTAGTTTGCCATCCCCATATAAGCTATTGGCACTTCCTTTACTATTGATGTAGTACGTTTCCAGCTTTGTGGTAGCCGGCGGCCATTCATTTGCCGATTGCCAAGTATTGCTTCCCATGGTATAGTATTGTACCCTTGGGGTTTTTTCTTTAAAATTGTTCTGTTCCCCTTTTAACCAAAGATCAAACCAGGCATAAATCTGTTCTTCATAGTTCAGGCGGGCATCTCCAACACTGCGTTCCCCAACAATCGTATTCTCTGTGGCCCTTGTATAGGCACAGTGTAAAGTGGGTGCTATGACCAAGTACTGGTTGTCCCTTATTTCCTGGTCTTTGGCATTTTTTCGCACATGATTGAAAAGGGCCAAATTAGGACTTATGGAGACGTCATACCATGAGGCGAACCAAAAACTGGGAACTCCAAAATCCATTTTGTCATGATAGAGTCCGCCTGTATACCAATCTTCGTGGTTAGGGGTGCGCCGAACCATTTTGTCAAACACCTCTTTTTTGCCATTCATATTCTTTAAAATATCTTGGATTGGAAGGTGTTTCAAGGCTTCGGCCATATCCACAGATGGATTTTCTGGTGCCAGGTCATAAAATCTTGAAATGCGGATTAAATCTTCTTGGGTGGCTCCGGCAGGAATTCTTGGTTTGAATTTATCGTGTTCAACACCATATAACCATGAAAAGAATAAAAGTTGTTCTACTCCTCCCCTATACCAGTTTCCCTGTTCATAATAATCACCTATTCGTCCTACCCCAGCCCCGTATCCTTGTGGAACCATTGCTGCATGTGATGGGTGATCCAAAGCCGCCACGGCCATTTGCCATTCTGCAGTTGAGCTACAGCCCAAAGTGCCAATTTTTCCGTTGGACCATGGTTGATCCTTCATCCAAGAAAAGGCATCATACCCATCGGTAAGCGGTACCCCCAAAATATCCCATTCCCCTTCAGAGAAGTACCTGCCACGTTCGTTCTGTACTACATATGCATACCCCCTTTTTACTGCCTCGTAAGCCCGTTCTGCTGTCCTTGTTCTTTCTTCCCCATCTCCCCAAGAATTGAAATTGTAAGGGGTCCGTGAAAAGATAATGGGAACTGGGGCTGCACCTTTAGGTCTGTATATATCCGTTGCCAGGCGTACACCATCACGCATGGGCATCATTACTTTTTGATCAGTAATTGCTATTTCATTGAGTTTCTCAAGTATGTCATTTTGGGCCTGTAGGTTGAAAGTAAAAAAATAAAGCAACAAGCAAAATGTAGCGAAGTTCAATCGTGTATTCATGGTTTATTTTTGGTTGGTAATTTTCAAATGGTAAGTTATAAAAAATTGAACCAAATACCACCCCAAAAATCATTTTGATCTTTATTTAGGAACCCTAAATTGCTCCATGCACTATAAGCTTTTCTAAAATGACAGATTAATTACTGGGATTGGCTAGTTCCCTTATCCCTATTTTTAATTTTTTTGCCGTCTTCCTTCATCTGCAGGAACAATTCTCTGAACAGGCCACGGGCTATCAACAGTTTCATGATCTCATTGGTGCCTGCATAGATCCTTGCCACCCTATTATCGGCATACATTCTAGCGATGGGATAATCCCACATATATCCATATCCACCAAATAATTGTAGACATTCATCTACCACCACCCCACACATTTCTGTGGCCGAATACTTGGCCATGGAGGCACTTTCTGCTGTTAGTTCATGTGTTGGCACCATTTGGATGCAACGATCTATAAATGCTTGGTGTACTTGAAGTTTTGTCGCACATTCGGCCAACTTAAATTGGGTGTTCTGGAAGGCGGCGATTGGCTTTTTAAAAGCGGTCCTGGTAGACGTATAATCAATGGTATCCATTAAGGCACCCTCTGCATTGCCTATGGCCGTTACCGCTACCGTTAAACGTTCCCTTGCCAACTCCTGCATCATAATCTTAAATCCTTCCCCTTCCCTCCCTAAGAGGTTTTCTTTGGGTACTTTTACGTTATCGAAGAAGAGCTCGCAGGTATCCTGGGCTTTCATCCCAATCTTTTTAAAAGGAATTCCTTTTTCAAAGCCATCCCATTTACTTTCCATAATCAAGAGGGAAACCCCTTCCTTTTCTTTTCCTGGGTAGGTTTTTACCGCTACCACGGCCATGTCGCTCAGGTAGCCATTGGTAATAAAGGTTTTTTGTCCATTGACCAAGTAATGGTCACCTTTGTCAACAGCAGTGGTGCGTATGGCTTTCAGGTCGCTCCCACAATTGGGTTCTGTCATCCCTATGGCAGTAATTAGGTTTCCGCTTGCCATAACAGGTAGGTATTGCCGCTTTTGGGCTTCGGTACCATGATTTAGTAAGTAGGGAGCTACAATGTCTGAATGAAGGGAAAATCCAGGGCCACTGAATCCTTTTTTTGCCAATTCTTCAATAAAAAGGGAGCTATAGCTGAAATCAAGGCCGCTTCCCCCATATTGGGTAGGCATATCAATACAAAGAAGACCCAAGGAACCGGCACGTTCCCATACAGTCCGACTAACCATTCCATCCTTTTCCCATTGCTCGTTCTGATCCAAAATATCATTGGAGATAAAATCTTGGATCATATCGCGCATCATACGGTGCTCTTCCGATGCATATATTTTTCGTTCTAAAAGTACATTTGATAACATAGGCCAAATTGCTTAGAAGGATGAATACCTAAATGTATCAAAATAATCCATGTTACTGAGAAAATGGGGGCTGATTTTAGTTCCTATTCCTCTTTAATTTCTTAAAAACAGGGTAAGAAAATTGATTTACCAATCTATAGGTCGGTAATCCTTTAGGAATTTTCCACACCAATGTTTCCCGGTATTGATTCCATCAAATAAGGGATCCAAAACCCTGGCGGCCCCGTCCACAATATCCAATGGGGGTTGAAAATCCTCCACTTCTTTCTTCCTTTTCGCCAATTCTGCCGGATCTTCATCAGTTACCCACCCTGTATCCACTGCATTCATAAAAATGCCTTCTTTGGCCAAAGTGCCCGAGGAGGTATGGGTGAGCATATTTAGGGCCGCTTTGGCCATATTGGTATGTGGGTGTCTATCTTCCTTGAAAAAACGATGAAACTTACCTTCCATGGCAGAAACATTGATAATGTGTTTTTTTCCAGTTGGATTCTTTTTCATGAGTTCGGACAGTCGGTTACAGAGTACAAATGGCGCTACGGAATTTACCAGTTGCACCTCCAACATTTCCGTGGTCTCGATTTGACCGAGCCTTAACCTCCAACTATTGGTCTTTCGTAAATCCACTTGTTGCAGATCCGCATCCAACTCCCCATCTGGAAAAATGTCTTCAGCTACCAAGGTATTATCAAAGCTGTAAGGAATTTGTGATAGCTTTGCCGATGCCCTAAGCCCTATAC encodes the following:
- a CDS encoding sodium/glutamate symporter, coding for MPSSFIQDLGLISILLLIGFILRNRITFLQKLFIPVSIITGLLGLLLGTNGLEFLPFSDQIGSYPGVMIAFLFGCLPFTFDIEKDKSREFKRNTVQIGGASIIILLLQWGIGLFFGLTFLSWLYPGIHTSFGAILATGFFGGHGTAAAIGESFASNLNWVEAQSLAMTSATVGIFSATMGGVIMVQWGIKKKHTSFIKNFNELPNSYKTGLIAAKDQKSIGKATFSNIAIDPLLMHLMLVVFVGFAGIFLTNITKPFLSGYTIAAFSFAFVVGLLLKALLSKLKLMQYFDPKLMSRICGLFADLIVVFGIASIKTAVVVKFAGPLLLIFVLGIALAVFLFRFMGPKLFITYWFEKSIFLWGMSLGVTAIGIALLRMVDPESKSETLPVFALGYIGVTPFEVACLVFFPILASQGFQWHFTLACLLAGVILYILIRKFNSTYKVT
- a CDS encoding acyl-CoA dehydrogenase family protein, producing MLSNVLLERKIYASEEHRMMRDMIQDFISNDILDQNEQWEKDGMVSRTVWERAGSLGLLCIDMPTQYGGSGLDFSYSSLFIEELAKKGFSGPGFSLHSDIVAPYLLNHGTEAQKRQYLPVMASGNLITAIGMTEPNCGSDLKAIRTTAVDKGDHYLVNGQKTFITNGYLSDMAVVAVKTYPGKEKEGVSLLIMESKWDGFEKGIPFKKIGMKAQDTCELFFDNVKVPKENLLGREGEGFKIMMQELARERLTVAVTAIGNAEGALMDTIDYTSTRTAFKKPIAAFQNTQFKLAECATKLQVHQAFIDRCIQMVPTHELTAESASMAKYSATEMCGVVVDECLQLFGGYGYMWDYPIARMYADNRVARIYAGTNEIMKLLIARGLFRELFLQMKEDGKKIKNRDKGTSQSQ
- a CDS encoding CocE/NonD family hydrolase, producing MNTRLNFATFCLLLYFFTFNLQAQNDILEKLNEIAITDQKVMMPMRDGVRLATDIYRPKGAAPVPIIFSRTPYNFNSWGDGEERTRTAERAYEAVKRGYAYVVQNERGRYFSEGEWDILGVPLTDGYDAFSWMKDQPWSNGKIGTLGCSSTAEWQMAVAALDHPSHAAMVPQGYGAGVGRIGDYYEQGNWYRGGVEQLLFFSWLYGVEHDKFKPRIPAGATQEDLIRISRFYDLAPENPSVDMAEALKHLPIQDILKNMNGKKEVFDKMVRRTPNHEDWYTGGLYHDKMDFGVPSFWFASWYDVSISPNLALFNHVRKNAKDQEIRDNQYLVIAPTLHCAYTRATENTIVGERSVGDARLNYEEQIYAWFDLWLKGEQNNFKEKTPRVQYYTMGSNTWQSANEWPPATTKLETYYINSKGSANSLYGDGKLTTTKPKQDMPDSFIYDPMNPVTSYGGNVCCTGNAVQGGAFDQQQMETRNDILVYTTDVLSEGVEVSGFIESTLYVSSDAKDTDFTIKLIDVYPDGTAYNLDETIQRVRYREGYDKEVFMQKGKVYKVDLTPMSTSNYFKKGHRIRIEISSSNFPRFARNLNTGGTNYDESKGVVARNKVHHSDTYPSQIRLPIKR